The following coding sequences lie in one Arthrobacter sp. PGP41 genomic window:
- a CDS encoding APC family permease, producing MSAHQQLQRRLGTFDATAIGLGSMLGAGVFVVFAPAAALAGQLLALSVVIAGAVAYCNAVASAALAAKHPTSGGTYVYGRKQLGEWPGFLAGWGFVTGKTASCAAMALTFGSYISPQYAVPVAVAAVVALTGVNLLGITRTALLTRILLCVVLATLSFVAVAAAVGPHPDAGPAGSADLASPAGVLPAAGLMFFAFAGYARIATLGEEVKDPARAIPRAILAALAGAFAIYLTLSLLLLNHLPGGQLAATTTPLLDAVLQSGLAAGAPAVQAGAAAACLGALLALITGVGRTTLAMARERDLPVLLARVGGKHTVPYAAELAVAAVVILLLVTTDVMTVVGFSSFGVLIYYAVANASAYTLPAHPAYAPKWLNAVGFLACLLLAFTLPPVPVLTMAGVLALGVAGRWLVLRLRR from the coding sequence ATGAGCGCACACCAGCAACTTCAACGCAGGCTCGGCACATTCGACGCAACTGCCATCGGGCTCGGCTCGATGCTGGGCGCCGGAGTGTTCGTGGTCTTCGCGCCGGCGGCGGCGCTGGCCGGCCAGCTGCTGGCCTTGTCGGTGGTCATCGCCGGGGCCGTTGCGTACTGCAACGCCGTGGCGTCAGCCGCCCTCGCCGCCAAGCACCCCACCAGCGGCGGGACGTATGTCTATGGGCGCAAGCAGCTGGGTGAGTGGCCGGGATTCCTGGCCGGCTGGGGCTTTGTGACCGGCAAGACTGCGTCCTGCGCCGCCATGGCCCTGACCTTCGGCAGCTACATCTCACCGCAGTACGCCGTGCCGGTGGCCGTGGCCGCCGTTGTTGCCCTGACCGGCGTGAACCTGCTGGGCATCACAAGGACGGCGCTGCTCACCAGGATCCTGCTGTGCGTGGTTTTGGCCACCCTCAGCTTCGTGGCTGTAGCAGCAGCCGTCGGGCCGCACCCCGATGCGGGACCGGCCGGGTCCGCGGACCTGGCCTCCCCGGCAGGGGTGCTGCCCGCGGCGGGCCTGATGTTTTTCGCCTTTGCGGGCTACGCCCGGATTGCCACCCTCGGCGAGGAGGTCAAGGATCCCGCCCGCGCCATACCGCGTGCCATCCTCGCGGCCCTCGCGGGTGCCTTCGCCATCTACCTCACCCTGTCCCTGCTCCTGCTGAACCACCTTCCCGGCGGGCAGCTCGCTGCCACCACGACGCCGCTGCTCGACGCCGTGCTGCAGTCCGGGCTGGCGGCGGGGGCTCCCGCCGTCCAGGCAGGAGCCGCGGCGGCCTGCCTGGGCGCGCTCCTGGCACTCATTACCGGCGTCGGGCGCACCACGCTGGCCATGGCCAGGGAACGCGACCTGCCGGTGCTTCTTGCTCGGGTGGGGGGAAAGCACACCGTGCCGTACGCCGCAGAACTCGCCGTCGCCGCCGTCGTCATCCTGCTGCTTGTCACCACGGACGTTATGACGGTGGTGGGCTTCTCCAGCTTTGGCGTACTGATCTACTACGCTGTGGCGAACGCATCGGCGTACACATTGCCGGCGCACCCGGCATATGCGCCGAAGTGGCTGAACGCTGTCGGCTTCCTTGCCTGCCTGTTGCTGGCCTTTACCCTGCCGCCGGTCCCGGTACTGACCATGGCCGGGGTACTGGCGCTTGGCGTGGCCGGGCGTTGGCTGGTGCTTCGGCTGCGCCGCTAA
- the aspS gene encoding aspartate--tRNA ligase, which yields MLRTHDLGSLRSEHIGQTVTLAGWVGRRRDHGGVAFVDLRDASGVAQVVVREEEVFHGLRNEYVLQVTGTVSKRPEGNENPALATGEIEVMADKVVILNTSEPLPFQIDEHVEVGEEARLKHRYLDLRRPGPARNLRLRSEANRVARDLLHKDGFVEVETPTLTRSTPEGARDFVVPARLAPGSWYALPQSPQLFKQLLQVGGFEKYYQIARCYRDEDFRADRQPEFTQLDIEASFVDQDDIIALGENILKALWKLIDVEIPTPIQRITYADAMARYGSDKPDLRFGVELTELTEFFKDTNFGVFKAPYVGAVVMPGGASQPRRTLDGWQEFAKQRGHKGLAYVLFKEDGELAGPVAKNLTDTERAGLADAVGAKPGDCIFFAAGEKPAARALLGAARVEIGHRTGLIDPSAWAFCWVVDAPMFEPAAAAVASGDVAVGAGKWTAVHHAFTSPKPEFLETFDKDPESALSYAYDIVCNGHEIGGGSIRIHERDVQERVFELMGLDREDAQTKFGFLLEGFKYGAPPHGGIAFGWDRVVALLAGVESIRDVIAFPKTGNGYDPLTAAPAPITPQQRKEAGVDFKPESKPAGGK from the coding sequence GTGCTGCGCACACATGACCTCGGATCCCTTCGTTCCGAGCACATTGGACAAACCGTAACCCTGGCCGGCTGGGTGGGCCGCCGTCGTGATCACGGTGGTGTGGCCTTCGTGGACCTGCGCGATGCTTCCGGCGTGGCCCAGGTCGTGGTCCGCGAGGAAGAAGTCTTCCACGGCCTGCGCAACGAGTATGTCCTGCAGGTCACCGGCACCGTCTCCAAGCGCCCCGAGGGCAACGAGAACCCCGCCCTGGCCACCGGCGAGATCGAGGTCATGGCGGACAAGGTGGTTATCCTCAACACCTCCGAGCCGCTGCCGTTCCAGATCGATGAGCACGTTGAAGTGGGCGAGGAAGCGCGCCTGAAGCACCGCTACCTGGACCTGCGCCGGCCCGGTCCCGCCCGAAACCTCCGGCTGCGTTCCGAGGCGAACCGGGTGGCCCGCGACTTGCTGCACAAGGACGGCTTCGTGGAGGTTGAAACCCCCACCCTCACCCGGTCAACCCCCGAGGGCGCCCGCGACTTCGTGGTCCCGGCGCGCCTGGCACCGGGTTCCTGGTACGCCCTTCCGCAGTCCCCGCAGCTGTTCAAGCAGCTCCTGCAGGTGGGCGGCTTTGAGAAGTACTACCAGATTGCCCGCTGCTACCGCGATGAGGACTTCCGCGCCGACCGGCAGCCGGAGTTCACCCAGCTGGACATCGAAGCGAGCTTCGTGGACCAGGACGACATCATTGCCCTCGGCGAAAACATCCTCAAGGCGCTCTGGAAGCTGATCGACGTCGAGATCCCCACTCCGATCCAGCGGATCACCTACGCGGACGCCATGGCCCGGTACGGCTCGGATAAGCCCGACCTCCGCTTCGGGGTGGAGCTCACCGAGCTCACGGAATTCTTCAAGGACACCAACTTTGGTGTGTTCAAGGCGCCTTACGTTGGTGCCGTCGTGATGCCCGGCGGCGCCTCCCAGCCGCGCCGGACCTTGGACGGCTGGCAGGAATTCGCCAAGCAGCGCGGCCACAAGGGCCTTGCCTATGTCCTGTTCAAGGAAGACGGTGAACTCGCCGGTCCGGTGGCCAAGAACCTGACCGACACCGAGCGCGCCGGCCTGGCGGATGCAGTAGGCGCCAAGCCCGGCGACTGCATCTTCTTCGCCGCCGGCGAGAAGCCTGCGGCACGGGCACTGCTCGGCGCAGCACGCGTGGAAATCGGACACCGTACCGGCCTGATCGACCCCAGCGCCTGGGCCTTCTGCTGGGTGGTTGACGCACCCATGTTCGAACCCGCAGCAGCGGCCGTGGCTTCCGGTGACGTGGCCGTCGGCGCCGGCAAGTGGACTGCCGTCCACCACGCCTTCACATCGCCCAAGCCCGAGTTCCTGGAAACCTTTGACAAGGACCCGGAATCAGCGCTGTCCTACGCCTACGACATCGTCTGCAACGGCCACGAAATCGGCGGCGGATCCATCCGTATCCACGAGCGCGACGTCCAGGAACGGGTATTCGAGCTGATGGGCCTCGACAGGGAAGATGCCCAGACCAAGTTTGGCTTCCTCCTGGAAGGCTTCAAGTACGGTGCCCCTCCGCACGGCGGCATCGCGTTTGGCTGGGACCGCGTGGTTGCACTGCTGGCAGGGGTTGAGTCCATCCGCGACGTTATTGCCTTCCCCAAGACCGGCAACGGTTACGATCCCCTGACCGCGGCCCCCGCCCCGATCACGCCCCAGCAGCGCAAGGAAGCCGGTGTGGACTTCAAGCCGGAGTCCAAGCCGGCAGGGGGCAAGTAA
- a CDS encoding type IV toxin-antitoxin system AbiEi family antitoxin: MVIPPAPPGPEHAAAADAAAPRFPELYCPDMPFAWPELQSLAADGLLSRIHHRGYTLPGLPASPQLRARAAAGAVPASVRQRVVAGRMTAAWIYGCASEPDRLALLVDAKRRVSSLRTTRGCTLHEVRLGPFDVVSLGGLMVSSPLRTALDVALHVDAERAVPTLERLLARPQNDVRLRLLVLAIEATPRVPHKKAALEKLAALAPALVPGGPVNVKHPVDPADCTEDVAQVLGVPHLEGKL, translated from the coding sequence ATGGTGATTCCACCGGCTCCTCCGGGCCCCGAACATGCAGCTGCGGCGGACGCTGCGGCGCCCCGTTTTCCGGAACTCTATTGCCCGGACATGCCCTTCGCCTGGCCCGAGCTGCAGTCCCTCGCGGCGGACGGCCTCCTGAGCAGGATCCACCACCGCGGCTATACCCTTCCAGGGCTCCCGGCGTCTCCGCAGCTGCGTGCACGGGCGGCGGCCGGGGCAGTACCCGCCTCGGTCCGCCAGAGGGTGGTTGCGGGCCGCATGACGGCCGCCTGGATCTACGGCTGCGCCAGTGAGCCGGACAGGCTGGCCCTCCTTGTGGATGCAAAGCGGAGGGTCTCCAGCCTCCGGACCACAAGGGGGTGCACCCTGCATGAGGTGAGGCTCGGGCCCTTTGATGTTGTCAGCCTCGGTGGCCTGATGGTCTCAAGCCCGTTGCGGACCGCCCTGGACGTTGCCCTGCACGTGGACGCCGAACGCGCCGTCCCCACCCTGGAAAGACTGCTGGCGCGTCCCCAGAACGACGTCCGCCTGCGCCTGCTGGTCCTTGCAATAGAAGCCACGCCGCGGGTGCCGCACAAAAAGGCTGCCTTGGAAAAACTCGCTGCACTAGCTCCGGCGCTTGTTCCCGGTGGTCCGGTAAACGTCAAACACCCCGTCGATCCTGCGGACTGCACTGAGGACGTGGCTCAGGTACTTGGGGTCCCCCATCTCGAAGGCAAACTTTGA
- a CDS encoding peptidylprolyl isomerase, whose product MAANSRSARETKRRIQQMEAKRALRRDQEGRRKRDNVIAAGAAAAAVVLAVVLQLTAFAGNPTEDEFAAAQAELTNPPATASASAQATNGPNIPAAGTAAGKTFTGELVLNGSPLGVELDGTNAPQAAAVFKSLSDEGYYNGKNCHRLTTGEAFGVLQCGSSTGDGQGDPSYTWGPLENTPADNSYPAGTIAVARTGNNAYGNGTQFFIVYKDTVIPADSAGGYTVVGKVTSGLDVVSRVAAAGITPGASVTDGAPVEPVTIDSFSLK is encoded by the coding sequence TTGGCGGCCAATTCACGCAGTGCCCGCGAAACCAAACGGCGCATTCAGCAGATGGAAGCCAAGCGTGCCCTGCGGCGGGACCAGGAGGGCCGGCGCAAGCGTGACAACGTGATCGCCGCCGGTGCCGCAGCAGCCGCAGTGGTCCTCGCCGTCGTACTCCAACTCACTGCCTTCGCCGGCAACCCGACCGAAGATGAATTTGCCGCCGCGCAGGCGGAACTCACCAACCCGCCGGCCACCGCAAGCGCATCGGCCCAGGCGACAAATGGTCCAAACATCCCCGCTGCCGGCACAGCCGCAGGCAAGACCTTCACCGGCGAACTCGTGCTCAACGGAAGCCCGCTCGGCGTGGAACTGGATGGAACCAACGCGCCGCAGGCCGCCGCCGTTTTCAAGTCCCTCAGCGACGAGGGCTACTACAACGGAAAGAACTGCCACCGGCTGACCACCGGTGAGGCATTCGGCGTCCTGCAATGCGGCTCGTCCACGGGGGACGGGCAGGGAGACCCGAGTTACACATGGGGGCCGCTCGAAAACACGCCGGCGGACAACAGCTATCCGGCAGGAACCATCGCCGTGGCACGGACTGGCAACAACGCCTACGGAAACGGAACCCAGTTCTTCATTGTCTACAAGGACACCGTGATCCCGGCAGACAGTGCAGGGGGTTACACGGTGGTCGGAAAAGTGACATCGGGACTGGACGTTGTGTCCAGGGTGGCTGCTGCGGGGATCACCCCGGGCGCCAGCGTCACAGACGGCGCACCCGTTGAACCAGTCACGATAGACTCGTTTTCTCTGAAGTAG
- a CDS encoding acVLRF1 family peptidyl-tRNA hydrolase — protein MSVHSTGAATPPSVRTAFVPGDRLAGWAGRFGAAHGGYVLSDDDDGLRLIAADGAEALLQPPWPVDGRPGRGTDALERLASLASQPRRLGLLLVRRGGYGVAVVGEGVVLASKVGSTYVQSRTAAGGQSQQRFARRRGNQADALVGVVAEHAGRVFSSASFEYVVPGGDRALAGLVLEHPALKDYAKLPRLAALDVPDPKAAVLQKAAADACAVRIQVTDPS, from the coding sequence ATGTCCGTGCACTCCACCGGCGCAGCCACGCCGCCGTCCGTGCGGACCGCTTTTGTCCCCGGCGACCGGCTGGCCGGATGGGCAGGGCGGTTCGGTGCGGCGCACGGCGGATATGTGCTGAGCGATGACGACGACGGGTTGCGGCTGATTGCCGCGGACGGCGCCGAAGCATTACTGCAGCCGCCGTGGCCGGTTGACGGCCGGCCCGGCCGTGGGACGGATGCCCTTGAGCGGCTCGCCTCCCTCGCGTCACAGCCGCGCAGGCTTGGCCTCCTGCTGGTCCGCCGTGGAGGATACGGCGTAGCGGTGGTGGGTGAGGGCGTGGTCCTGGCCTCCAAAGTGGGCAGCACCTATGTGCAGTCCCGGACCGCCGCGGGCGGCCAGTCGCAGCAGCGGTTCGCACGCCGGCGGGGCAACCAGGCGGACGCACTGGTGGGTGTTGTGGCCGAGCATGCCGGACGGGTGTTCAGCAGCGCGTCCTTTGAATACGTGGTTCCCGGGGGCGACAGGGCGTTGGCGGGCCTCGTCCTTGAGCACCCTGCCCTGAAGGACTATGCAAAGTTGCCGCGGCTGGCCGCCCTTGATGTTCCGGATCCCAAGGCTGCGGTGCTTCAGAAGGCGGCGGCGGACGCGTGCGCGGTCCGGATCCAGGTGACAGACCCTTCCTGA
- the hisS gene encoding histidine--tRNA ligase encodes MARTASLSGFPEWLPEERLVELHVLDTLRRVFELHGFSSIETRAVETVGQLLRKGEIDKEVYGLSRLQDDESASPVKEGKADPHALALHFDLTVPFARYVVENAGYLAFPFRRYQIQKVWRGERPQEGRAREFTQADIDVVGDGDLPFRYDVEIALVIAEALSALPIPDFRLRINNRKLAEGFYRGIGLDDTAGVLRSIDKLEKIGAAKVAELLKTELGATDDQAQKALQLAGIRTEDTSFVAQVQALGVSNELLTEGLSELEQVIEAAVQRAPGKVVADLSIARGLDYYTGTVVETVLVGHEQLGSICSGGRYDALASKGNRKFPGVGLSIGVTRLVSRILSQDLARASRSVPTAVLVALTHDDSWDAAQDVAAQLRSRGIPTEVAAKAEKFGKQIKFADRRGIPFVWFTDDDGTHQVKDIRTGEQVVAAPETWTPPSEDLAVQVLTAAEAAAAV; translated from the coding sequence ATGGCACGCACCGCCTCCCTGTCCGGATTCCCCGAGTGGCTTCCCGAGGAGCGGCTGGTGGAGCTCCATGTGCTGGATACGCTGCGCCGGGTTTTTGAACTGCACGGGTTTTCATCCATTGAGACCAGGGCTGTGGAGACGGTGGGCCAGTTGCTGCGCAAGGGGGAAATCGACAAGGAAGTCTACGGGCTCAGCCGGCTCCAGGATGATGAGAGCGCCAGCCCCGTTAAGGAGGGCAAGGCCGATCCGCACGCCCTTGCCCTGCACTTCGACCTCACCGTTCCGTTTGCCCGTTACGTCGTCGAAAACGCCGGCTACCTTGCCTTCCCCTTCCGCCGGTACCAGATCCAGAAGGTGTGGCGCGGCGAGCGCCCCCAGGAGGGTCGCGCCCGCGAATTCACCCAGGCGGACATTGACGTGGTGGGCGACGGCGACCTGCCGTTCCGCTACGACGTCGAGATCGCGCTGGTGATCGCCGAGGCGCTCAGCGCCCTCCCCATCCCTGACTTCCGGCTCCGCATCAACAACAGGAAGCTCGCCGAGGGCTTTTACCGTGGAATCGGCCTGGATGACACCGCAGGGGTGCTGCGGAGCATCGACAAACTCGAAAAGATCGGCGCCGCGAAGGTTGCCGAACTGCTGAAGACTGAACTGGGCGCCACCGACGACCAGGCGCAGAAGGCCCTGCAGTTGGCTGGGATCCGCACCGAGGACACCTCGTTCGTGGCGCAGGTCCAGGCGCTGGGAGTCAGCAACGAACTCCTCACCGAAGGGCTGAGTGAGCTCGAACAGGTGATCGAGGCGGCTGTCCAGCGTGCCCCCGGCAAGGTGGTGGCTGACCTCAGCATCGCCCGCGGCCTGGACTACTACACGGGCACGGTTGTGGAGACCGTCCTGGTGGGCCATGAACAGCTCGGCTCCATTTGCTCCGGTGGCCGCTATGACGCCCTGGCCTCGAAGGGGAACCGGAAGTTCCCGGGCGTGGGACTCTCGATCGGAGTCACCCGCCTGGTGTCCCGCATCTTGAGCCAGGACCTGGCGAGGGCGTCACGTTCGGTTCCCACCGCGGTGCTGGTGGCCCTCACCCACGATGACAGCTGGGATGCCGCCCAGGACGTGGCCGCCCAGCTGCGCAGCCGGGGCATTCCAACCGAAGTGGCAGCCAAAGCGGAAAAGTTCGGCAAGCAGATCAAGTTCGCGGACCGCCGCGGCATCCCCTTTGTCTGGTTCACGGACGACGACGGCACGCACCAGGTCAAGGACATCCGCACCGGCGAACAGGTGGTGGCCGCCCCGGAGACCTGGACGCCGCCGTCGGAAGACCTGGCAGTACAGGTGCTGACGGCGGCAGAGGCCGCCGCGGCAGTTTAG
- a CDS encoding GNAT family N-acetyltransferase, producing MLMDAAWPAVDRRDTGEWVLRAAAGVIQRANSVWPRNTAVEPLAALREAAQWYRERRLPLIFQMTDTPASARLHHVLDAEGFTRQSETLIMSRNSGNGLQISGTAPVEVSDGPDEEWLHLWWSVDGRGGAAERETARTILTGCLSLYALVRDDDGVPAAVGRLAMVHGTGGIYCMATSPSARRRGYATMVLRALLAEGTARNLENFWLLVTAANSAARQLYQQAGFEETGRYLYRQQRPRRALTGC from the coding sequence ATGCTCATGGATGCTGCCTGGCCTGCCGTTGATCGCCGGGACACGGGGGAGTGGGTGCTCCGTGCTGCGGCCGGCGTCATCCAGCGGGCGAACTCGGTGTGGCCCAGGAACACTGCCGTGGAGCCCTTGGCGGCTTTGCGCGAGGCGGCGCAGTGGTACCGGGAGCGGCGGTTGCCGCTCATTTTCCAGATGACGGACACCCCCGCCAGCGCCCGGCTGCACCACGTCCTGGACGCCGAAGGGTTCACCCGGCAGTCGGAAACCCTGATCATGTCCCGGAATTCCGGGAACGGCCTCCAAATTTCCGGGACCGCTCCGGTAGAGGTTTCGGACGGTCCGGACGAGGAGTGGCTGCACCTCTGGTGGAGCGTGGACGGCCGCGGCGGGGCGGCCGAGCGGGAGACGGCGCGCACCATCCTCACAGGCTGCCTGTCGCTGTATGCCCTCGTGAGGGACGACGACGGCGTCCCCGCCGCCGTCGGCCGCCTCGCCATGGTGCACGGCACCGGAGGAATCTATTGCATGGCCACCTCCCCATCGGCACGCCGCCGCGGCTATGCGACGATGGTGCTCCGGGCGCTTCTTGCCGAAGGAACTGCCCGCAACCTGGAAAACTTCTGGTTGCTGGTCACGGCGGCCAACTCCGCCGCCCGCCAGCTCTACCAGCAGGCCGGATTCGAGGAAACCGGCCGCTATCTTTACCGCCAGCAGCGGCCACGGCGCGCACTTACGGGCTGCTGA
- a CDS encoding DUF349 domain-containing protein — MTDSQKSDETATDLTEAAAPAADGEATEAAGTPSAEATETAAAAEEPAAEAPAAEAASAPAPAPSPRSVAPSPAAFASRPKPAAAAPAAAAVPAVPATSLAEASKWGRVEGDGHVFLTIDGSEHAVGQYPGVSDDEALAYFARKYDDVVAQIVLLEQRVSSKAPSTDMQKTVTHLREQLAERNMVGDLRSAEARLDKLSEQIVELEKAEKAEHDAVRASELAAREAIVAEAEQISGQDPAQTQWKTSSARMNELFESWKAAQKSGVRLGRSNEDALWKRFRAARTVFDRHRRAYFSQLDSNNSAAKSAKEKLIAEAEALSSSTDWGFAAGEYRRLMDQWKASPRASRKDDDALWARFRAAQDVFFTNRQAANDEIDQEYAANLTVKEALLAEANAILPVKDLAAAKKALQSVRDRWEEAGKVPRADMGRIEAGLRKVEDAVRNAEDEQWQRSNPERKARTNSALSQLESAIAGLQDDLAKAEKTGDQRKIKTAREALEARQAWLDQIQRSASELS; from the coding sequence GTGACAGACAGTCAGAAATCCGACGAAACAGCAACAGACCTGACCGAAGCGGCGGCCCCCGCGGCTGACGGTGAGGCCACTGAAGCAGCCGGCACCCCCTCTGCGGAGGCAACCGAAACCGCTGCCGCTGCAGAAGAACCAGCAGCCGAGGCTCCGGCGGCTGAAGCTGCTTCCGCCCCCGCACCTGCGCCTTCGCCGAGGTCAGTAGCGCCGTCTCCGGCCGCGTTCGCTTCCCGTCCCAAGCCTGCTGCCGCGGCACCGGCCGCAGCAGCGGTACCGGCGGTACCGGCCACCTCCCTGGCGGAAGCCTCAAAGTGGGGTCGGGTTGAAGGCGACGGGCACGTCTTCCTGACGATTGACGGCAGCGAGCACGCCGTTGGGCAGTACCCGGGCGTGAGCGACGACGAAGCCCTCGCCTATTTCGCGCGGAAATACGACGACGTCGTGGCCCAGATCGTGCTGCTGGAACAGCGCGTCAGCTCCAAGGCCCCCAGCACTGACATGCAGAAGACCGTGACGCACCTGCGGGAGCAGCTCGCGGAGCGAAACATGGTGGGCGACCTGCGTTCCGCGGAAGCCCGGCTGGACAAGCTCTCCGAACAGATAGTGGAGCTGGAGAAGGCCGAGAAGGCAGAGCACGACGCCGTCCGCGCTTCTGAGCTGGCGGCCCGCGAGGCTATCGTTGCGGAGGCCGAGCAGATCTCCGGCCAGGACCCGGCACAGACACAGTGGAAGACCTCCAGCGCCAGGATGAACGAACTCTTTGAGAGCTGGAAAGCGGCCCAGAAGAGCGGTGTACGCCTGGGCCGCAGCAACGAGGATGCCCTGTGGAAGAGGTTCCGCGCCGCCCGCACGGTTTTCGACCGGCACCGCCGCGCCTACTTCTCCCAGCTGGACAGCAACAATTCCGCTGCCAAGTCGGCGAAGGAAAAGCTGATCGCTGAAGCTGAAGCGCTGTCCAGCTCCACCGACTGGGGTTTCGCCGCCGGCGAGTACCGCAGGCTGATGGATCAGTGGAAGGCGTCACCGCGCGCCAGCCGCAAGGACGATGACGCGCTGTGGGCCCGGTTCCGTGCGGCGCAGGATGTGTTCTTCACGAACCGCCAGGCTGCCAATGACGAAATCGACCAGGAATACGCCGCCAACCTCACCGTCAAGGAAGCGCTCCTGGCAGAGGCCAATGCCATCCTTCCGGTGAAGGACCTCGCCGCGGCGAAGAAGGCACTCCAGTCCGTCCGTGACCGGTGGGAAGAAGCGGGCAAGGTTCCGCGGGCCGATATGGGTCGCATCGAGGCTGGCCTGCGCAAGGTTGAAGACGCCGTCCGCAACGCCGAGGACGAACAATGGCAGCGCTCCAACCCGGAGCGTAAGGCGCGGACCAACAGCGCCCTCTCCCAGCTGGAATCCGCCATCGCCGGCCTGCAGGACGATCTCGCCAAGGCGGAGAAGACCGGCGACCAGCGCAAGATCAAGACGGCCCGGGAAGCCCTCGAAGCACGCCAGGCATGGCTGGACCAGATCCAGCGCTCGGCCAGCGAGCTTTCCTGA